A single window of Acidobacteriota bacterium DNA harbors:
- the ggt gene encoding gamma-glutamyltransferase — protein MLRKAATILTIILFVSVISVNSQNSMGDKPAKGGGRTRSAVRAMNGMVATSQPLASAAGLRILQQGGNAVDAAVAAVAVLCVVEPMMVSPGGDLFALVWDAKKKELKALNASGRSPKAISIDELKKRGLTKLPQHGIHSVTVPGAVDGWAKLLERYGTMKLSQVLQPAIEYAEHGFPVTDVISADWDNALQHKANADFAATFLPNGRPLAPGEIFTNKNLANSLKLIAAQGRDVFYKGELAAKIVKFAQAQGGFHTAEDFANHTSNWLDPISTNYRGYTVYELPPNNQGLAVLEMLNILEGYDVRSLGHNSAEYLHLLVEAKKLAYADRAWHIADPAFYQAPLDKLLSKDYAAELRKKIDVNKAGSDTPPSSRGGEDTVYLTVVDKDHNAVSFIQSIFSAFGSGLVAGDTGIVLHNRGAGFSFDPNNPNKLEGGKRPFHTLIPGMVFHDGNLWLTFGVMGGDMQAQGHAQVLLNLIDFGMDVQQAGEQARFRHFESGLALESAIGDDVRKALQAKGHKLTPAPGMFGGYQAIMIDPKTGALFGGSDPRKDGCAMGW, from the coding sequence ATGCTTCGCAAAGCGGCAACGATCCTGACGATCATTCTTTTCGTTTCGGTGATTTCTGTGAATTCTCAAAATTCCATGGGTGACAAACCGGCCAAAGGCGGCGGGCGAACACGTTCCGCCGTGCGGGCGATGAACGGAATGGTGGCGACCAGCCAACCGTTGGCTTCCGCCGCAGGGCTTCGCATTTTGCAGCAAGGCGGCAACGCCGTTGATGCCGCTGTTGCCGCCGTCGCAGTGCTATGCGTCGTCGAACCGATGATGGTCAGTCCCGGTGGCGATCTGTTCGCGCTGGTGTGGGATGCGAAGAAAAAAGAGTTGAAGGCGCTCAATGCCAGCGGGCGTTCGCCCAAAGCCATCAGCATTGATGAATTGAAAAAGCGCGGCCTGACGAAACTTCCTCAACATGGAATTCACTCTGTGACTGTGCCGGGTGCGGTGGACGGCTGGGCAAAATTGCTGGAACGATACGGCACGATGAAGCTGTCGCAGGTTTTGCAACCAGCGATTGAATATGCCGAGCACGGCTTCCCTGTCACGGATGTCATTTCCGCTGATTGGGATAATGCGCTTCAGCACAAAGCTAACGCCGATTTTGCCGCCACGTTTTTGCCCAATGGCAGACCGCTCGCGCCGGGCGAAATCTTCACCAACAAAAACCTGGCGAATTCGTTGAAACTCATCGCCGCTCAAGGCCGCGACGTGTTTTACAAAGGCGAGCTCGCCGCAAAGATCGTCAAATTCGCCCAAGCGCAAGGTGGTTTTCACACAGCCGAAGATTTCGCCAATCACACCTCGAACTGGCTCGACCCGATCAGCACGAACTATCGCGGTTATACGGTCTACGAATTGCCGCCGAACAATCAGGGTTTGGCCGTGCTGGAAATGCTGAACATTCTGGAAGGATACGATGTGCGTTCGCTGGGCCATAACTCGGCGGAATATCTGCACTTGCTGGTCGAAGCGAAAAAGCTGGCTTACGCCGACCGCGCCTGGCACATTGCCGACCCGGCGTTTTACCAGGCTCCGCTGGATAAGTTGCTGTCGAAGGATTACGCCGCCGAACTTCGCAAAAAGATTGATGTGAATAAAGCCGGAAGCGACACGCCGCCCAGTTCACGCGGCGGTGAAGACACCGTATATTTGACCGTCGTAGATAAAGATCACAACGCGGTTTCGTTTATCCAGAGCATCTTCAGCGCCTTCGGTTCCGGCCTGGTTGCGGGCGACACCGGCATTGTGCTCCACAACCGCGGCGCAGGCTTTTCATTTGATCCAAACAATCCGAACAAACTCGAAGGCGGCAAGCGCCCGTTTCATACTTTGATTCCGGGGATGGTTTTTCATGACGGCAACTTGTGGCTGACGTTTGGTGTGATGGGCGGCGATATGCAGGCGCAGGGCCACGCGCAGGTACTGCTGAACCTGATTGATTTCGGCATGGACGTGCAACAGGCGGGCGAACAGGCGCGCTTCCGGCATTTTGAAAGCGGCTTGGCGCTCGAATCCGCCATCGGCGACGACGTGCGGAAAGCTTTGCAGGCCAAAGGTCACAAGCTGACTCCCGCGCCGGGAATGTTTGGTGGTTATCAGGCAATTATGATTGATCCAAAAACCGGAGCGCTGTTCGGCGGTTCCGATCCGCGCAAAGATGGTTGCGCGATGGGGTGGTAA
- a CDS encoding Gfo/Idh/MocA family oxidoreductase: MKEKTASTSDQSVSRRKFVKTSAAAGAGLLIVPAATAFGSVANSSLGLGIIGCGGRGNYDGGEFLNNTEVRVTALMDVFEDRLQSTRTNLSKLAESKGRPAISESNLFKGHKSYEKLVQSKDVDLVLVTSPPYFHPEHLEAAVSAGKHVYCEKPVATDVTGCLKVKNIGKKYDGKVSMHVGFQKRYDEGYRGMIERIHKGEIGDIILGQTFYYTNDLGRQNKPGMSELEARIRNWVFDRALSGDIITEQNIHIIDIVNWAMKTTPIKATGTCGRALRKEVGGIPADYLCSDHFILTYTYPGDVHISFNSNQFKNRGYRQQGERFFGTKGASESFQGGPATINYNQLEEGQKTADKVDCGKVDLHAAVGTKMKALVASIQSGKFDNQCEQGAETTLTTILGRMAAYKGTEVSWDKMMKSGENWNLKLNLDSLGGNGAVSLK; encoded by the coding sequence ATGAAAGAGAAGACAGCATCAACTTCTGACCAGTCCGTTTCGCGGCGCAAATTTGTCAAAACTTCGGCGGCTGCGGGAGCGGGATTATTGATCGTTCCAGCGGCGACTGCATTTGGTTCGGTGGCCAATTCATCGTTGGGATTGGGCATCATCGGGTGCGGAGGTCGCGGCAATTATGACGGCGGGGAATTTCTGAACAACACCGAAGTTCGCGTGACCGCGTTGATGGATGTGTTTGAAGACCGGTTGCAATCCACCCGCACCAACCTGAGCAAGCTGGCGGAATCAAAAGGCCGCCCGGCAATTTCCGAATCCAATTTGTTCAAAGGCCACAAGTCGTACGAAAAACTGGTGCAATCGAAAGACGTGGATCTGGTGCTGGTCACCAGCCCGCCGTATTTCCACCCTGAGCATCTGGAAGCCGCCGTCAGCGCAGGCAAACACGTGTATTGCGAAAAACCCGTCGCCACGGATGTCACAGGCTGCCTGAAAGTCAAAAACATCGGCAAGAAATACGACGGAAAAGTGAGCATGCACGTCGGTTTTCAGAAGCGGTACGACGAAGGTTACCGCGGAATGATCGAACGCATTCATAAAGGCGAAATCGGCGACATCATTCTGGGACAGACGTTTTATTACACGAACGATCTGGGTCGTCAGAACAAGCCGGGCATGTCCGAGTTGGAAGCCCGCATCCGCAATTGGGTGTTTGACCGCGCGCTGTCGGGCGACATCATCACCGAACAGAACATTCACATCATTGACATCGTCAACTGGGCGATGAAAACCACTCCGATCAAAGCCACTGGAACCTGTGGCCGCGCGTTGCGCAAAGAAGTCGGCGGCATTCCGGCGGATTATTTGTGCAGCGATCACTTTATCTTGACCTACACCTATCCGGGTGATGTCCACATCAGCTTCAATTCCAACCAGTTCAAAAACCGTGGCTATCGCCAGCAAGGGGAACGCTTCTTCGGTACGAAAGGCGCGTCGGAATCCTTCCAGGGGGGGCCGGCCACCATCAACTACAACCAGTTGGAAGAAGGCCAAAAGACCGCCGACAAAGTGGATTGCGGTAAAGTGGATTTGCACGCTGCTGTCGGCACGAAAATGAAGGCCCTGGTTGCCAGCATTCAATCCGGCAAGTTCGATAACCAATGCGAACAGGGAGCGGAAACGACGCTGACGACGATTCTGGGTCGCATGGCCGCGTACAAGGGGACGGAAGTCAGTTGGGACAAGATGATGAAGTCAGGCGAAAATTGGAATCTGAAGTTGAATCTGGATTCGCTCGGCGGCAATGGCGCTGTTTCGTTGAAGTAA
- a CDS encoding aldo/keto reductase, which translates to MNTKQLGNSDLQITPLGIGAWAMGGAGWAFAWSLQDDDDSISAIHAALDAGMNWIDTAAVYGLGHSEEVVARAMAGRANKPFVFTKCERRWDENRQIVKSLKADSIRQECEASLRRLNVDVIDLYQIHWPEPDEDVEEGWETLAKLKEEGKVRWIGVSNFNAEQLCRAQKIAPITSLQPPYSLIRREIEAEVLPFCSVHSVGVIAYSPMGSGMLTGAMTRERVENLPEDDWRRRSPQFQEPLLTRNLNIAEKLKEIAARHNRSAGEAALAWVLANPVVTGAIVGVRNAEQVGGIIGAMEFRLSNEEIAEIEAS; encoded by the coding sequence ATGAATACCAAACAGCTTGGAAATAGCGATTTGCAAATCACTCCACTCGGCATTGGCGCTTGGGCGATGGGCGGCGCGGGCTGGGCTTTTGCCTGGAGCCTGCAGGATGACGACGATTCCATTTCGGCGATTCACGCGGCGCTCGACGCTGGAATGAACTGGATAGACACGGCTGCCGTGTATGGTTTGGGCCATTCGGAAGAAGTTGTGGCCAGAGCAATGGCCGGTCGCGCAAACAAACCCTTTGTGTTTACCAAATGCGAACGTAGGTGGGATGAAAATCGCCAGATCGTGAAATCGCTCAAAGCGGATTCAATCCGCCAGGAATGTGAAGCCAGTTTACGACGGCTGAATGTGGACGTGATTGACCTGTACCAAATTCACTGGCCCGAACCTGACGAAGATGTGGAAGAAGGTTGGGAAACACTCGCGAAACTAAAAGAAGAAGGCAAGGTACGCTGGATTGGCGTATCCAACTTCAACGCCGAACAGTTGTGCCGCGCGCAGAAAATCGCGCCAATTACCTCGCTGCAACCGCCGTACTCGCTGATCCGCCGCGAAATCGAAGCCGAAGTTTTGCCGTTCTGTTCTGTTCACAGCGTTGGCGTAATCGCGTATTCGCCAATGGGTTCAGGGATGCTGACCGGCGCGATGACTCGCGAGCGTGTCGAAAATCTTCCTGAAGACGACTGGCGTCGCCGCAGCCCGCAGTTTCAGGAACCCTTGCTGACGCGGAATTTGAACATTGCCGAAAAGCTGAAAGAAATCGCCGCGCGCCACAACCGTTCGGCTGGCGAAGCGGCGCTTGCTTGGGTGCTGGCGAATCCGGTCGTGACGGGAGCAATTGTTGGCGTCCGAAATGCCGAACAAGTCGGCGGCATCATTGGCGCGATGGAATTCCGGCTGAGCAACGAAGAAATCGCCGAGATTGAAGCATCGTAA
- a CDS encoding xanthine dehydrogenase family protein subunit M produces the protein MRAYLPDYELKTPASLNETLQLLSGEPGVWRPFAGGTDLMVLLEAGKLPHKRFVSLWGLPELGGIEIDDSHVTIGARTTYSQIQQNKVLQAEFPMLCEAASLTGAVAIQNRGTLGGNIANASPAADSLPALLVYEAELELISSGGSRLVPYNSFHTGYKTTVMREDELIRAIRLPRTTTNWKQHLRKVGTRKAQAISKVCIAAMAEADSGTIKDIRLAYGSVAPTPVRAWKTEAALKAQKIDSTTIKAVRAEVLNELKPIDDVRSTAEYRAIVAANLIEEFLNQLIRT, from the coding sequence ATGAGAGCCTATCTTCCCGATTATGAACTGAAAACTCCCGCAAGTTTGAACGAAACGTTGCAATTGCTCAGCGGTGAACCGGGCGTGTGGCGACCGTTTGCCGGGGGAACCGACCTGATGGTGTTGCTGGAAGCGGGCAAGTTGCCGCACAAACGCTTTGTCAGTTTGTGGGGATTGCCGGAACTCGGTGGAATTGAAATTGACGACAGCCACGTCACGATTGGCGCGAGGACGACCTATTCCCAGATTCAGCAAAACAAAGTCTTGCAGGCGGAATTTCCGATGCTCTGCGAAGCCGCCAGCCTGACCGGAGCCGTCGCCATTCAAAATCGCGGAACGCTCGGCGGTAACATCGCCAACGCTTCTCCGGCGGCAGATTCGCTCCCGGCATTGCTGGTTTACGAAGCCGAACTGGAATTGATTTCATCCGGCGGTTCGCGGCTTGTTCCTTACAACAGCTTTCACACCGGCTATAAAACCACTGTGATGCGCGAAGACGAATTGATTCGCGCAATTCGTCTGCCGCGCACGACAACAAACTGGAAACAGCACCTGCGCAAAGTCGGCACGCGCAAAGCCCAAGCCATTTCCAAAGTCTGCATCGCGGCAATGGCAGAAGCTGACTCCGGCACGATCAAAGACATTCGACTAGCTTATGGCAGCGTGGCTCCGACTCCGGTCAGGGCCTGGAAGACTGAAGCGGCGCTGAAGGCTCAAAAGATTGATTCAACAACGATCAAAGCCGTGCGAGCGGAAGTGTTGAACGAATTGAAGCCGATTGATGACGTACGTTCGACAGCAGAATATCGCGCCATTGTTGCGGCGAATCTGATTGAAGAGTTTCTAAACCAACTTATACGGACATAA
- a CDS encoding pyridoxal phosphate-dependent aminotransferase: MNSTASPATAFPASNRAKNTHLSSTAAVVMAADKLRAQGMTIIDLGVGEPDFPTPEHIKAAAKRALDENFTKYTTSAGILPLRQAVCEYINSNFGSDYTADQCCITVGGKQAIFSGAVSLINPGDDVLLEKPCWVSFPEIVNFAEGNKVMIDTEPTDFHLTAELVKAVITPKSKLLIINSPSNPTGRVIDRGEFRKIIEVCVEHGMWVISDECYLQFVYAPHKVNSAAALPPELRSRVLIAGSLSKTYAMTGWRVGFTLGAKEWVTEILKIQSQSATMAASIAQKAAVAALTETQEPVKEMLAEYQRRANWFIPALNQIPGIRCSQPEGAFYAFPNIKGLMNACGFATSKQAADELLMKYGVVGTDGGAFGAEGYLRLSYATSMDVLQEAIVRIKQMVAEKTR; the protein is encoded by the coding sequence ATGAACTCAACGGCTTCACCCGCAACTGCATTTCCGGCTTCCAATCGAGCCAAAAACACGCATCTATCTTCCACCGCAGCCGTCGTGATGGCGGCAGACAAATTGCGCGCGCAAGGCATGACGATCATTGACCTCGGCGTAGGCGAACCGGATTTTCCAACTCCGGAACACATCAAAGCCGCCGCCAAACGTGCGCTGGACGAAAACTTCACCAAGTACACAACTTCGGCGGGAATCTTGCCGCTGCGCCAGGCGGTGTGCGAATACATCAATTCCAATTTCGGTTCGGATTACACAGCGGATCAATGCTGCATTACGGTTGGTGGCAAACAGGCGATTTTCAGCGGCGCGGTTTCGCTGATCAATCCTGGCGATGACGTGTTGCTGGAAAAACCATGCTGGGTGTCGTTTCCGGAAATCGTCAACTTTGCCGAAGGCAACAAGGTAATGATTGATACCGAACCAACGGACTTTCACCTGACCGCCGAACTGGTCAAAGCGGTCATCACGCCGAAATCCAAACTGTTGATTATCAATTCGCCCTCAAACCCCACAGGCCGCGTGATTGACAGGGGGGAGTTCCGAAAGATCATCGAGGTTTGCGTCGAACATGGAATGTGGGTGATTTCAGACGAATGTTATTTGCAATTCGTGTACGCTCCGCACAAAGTCAATTCCGCCGCCGCGTTGCCACCGGAGCTTCGTTCGCGCGTGTTGATCGCCGGTTCACTGTCAAAAACTTACGCAATGACTGGCTGGCGCGTTGGCTTTACGTTGGGCGCGAAAGAATGGGTGACGGAAATTCTGAAGATTCAAAGCCAGTCGGCGACAATGGCTGCTTCCATCGCGCAAAAAGCCGCTGTTGCCGCCTTGACCGAAACGCAGGAACCCGTCAAAGAAATGCTGGCCGAATACCAACGTCGAGCCAACTGGTTCATTCCGGCGCTGAATCAAATTCCCGGCATCCGGTGCAGCCAGCCCGAAGGCGCGTTTTACGCTTTTCCAAACATCAAAGGTTTGATGAATGCGTGTGGATTTGCCACCTCAAAACAAGCCGCCGATGAGTTGTTGATGAAATATGGTGTGGTTGGCACCGACGGCGGAGCCTTTGGCGCAGAAGGGTATCTTCGCCTGTCATACGCAACTTCAATGGATGTGTTACAGGAAGCCATCGTTCGGATCAAACAGATGGTCGCCGAGAAAACCCGATGA
- the coaD gene encoding pantetheine-phosphate adenylyltransferase codes for MPRRAIYPGTFDPLTNGHLDIISRASTLFDEVIVALLINPGKNPLFTVPERVEILSEVLKSQFSNVSIETFEGLLVEYCRQRQATAIIRGVRSIKDYEYELPMVLMNRRLNPDVETVLLVASEDNSYVSSSLIKEVFLLGGSIDGLVPDLVIEKMNQKKIK; via the coding sequence ATGCCGCGACGAGCGATTTATCCTGGCACTTTCGATCCGTTGACCAACGGTCACTTGGACATCATTTCGCGCGCTTCAACACTGTTTGACGAAGTCATCGTCGCCTTGCTAATCAACCCCGGCAAAAATCCTTTGTTCACGGTGCCGGAACGCGTCGAGATTTTGAGTGAAGTTTTGAAATCACAATTTTCGAACGTTTCCATTGAAACCTTTGAAGGATTGTTGGTGGAATACTGCCGGCAGCGGCAGGCGACCGCCATTATCCGCGGCGTACGTTCGATCAAGGATTACGAATACGAATTGCCGATGGTGTTGATGAACCGGCGGCTGAATCCCGATGTCGAAACCGTTCTGCTGGTGGCTTCAGAAGACAACAGCTATGTCAGTTCCAGCCTGATCAAAGAAGTTTTCTTACTCGGCGGCTCGATTGATGGGCTGGTTCCTGATCTTGTGATCGAAAAGATGAATCAGAAGAAAATCAAATGA
- the corA gene encoding magnesium/cobalt transporter CorA, which produces MISTLVLDRSSLIFSESGNPDQISDFCQNPLSVVWVDVTDPQDKDFDDLAREFGFHPLAIEDCRHPHQRPKIDEYSGYYFIVVYEAGLNEDCQLELRELNVFLGPNYIVTVHSQPVRAIENARKHWRGWTDLAERRTGIVMYLLIDPIVDEYLSLLDRLSDRLEELEEQIFDDFHPEALEEIFRVKKQLLFMRRTVSPVREVFNTLLKREQPIFSRETLVYFQDVYDHLIRVVEAIDTLREIVGSTMDAYLSVSGNRLNKVMKQLTSISAILMSITLISSIYGMNFQFMPELGSRYGYVGALSSMLVIGVALYAYFRKINWL; this is translated from the coding sequence ATGATCTCTACCCTAGTTTTAGATCGCTCGTCGCTCATCTTTAGCGAATCTGGCAATCCGGATCAGATCAGCGATTTTTGCCAAAACCCGTTAAGTGTCGTTTGGGTGGATGTAACCGATCCTCAAGACAAGGATTTCGACGACCTGGCCCGCGAATTCGGATTTCATCCTTTAGCCATCGAAGATTGCCGTCACCCGCATCAACGCCCGAAAATTGACGAATACTCCGGCTATTACTTCATTGTCGTTTATGAAGCCGGTTTGAACGAAGATTGCCAACTGGAACTTCGCGAATTGAACGTTTTTCTGGGGCCGAATTACATCGTCACCGTGCACAGCCAACCGGTTCGCGCCATTGAAAACGCTCGCAAACATTGGCGTGGGTGGACGGATTTGGCTGAACGTCGAACCGGCATTGTCATGTATTTGCTGATTGACCCGATTGTGGACGAATACCTGTCACTGCTCGACCGGTTGTCGGATCGGTTGGAAGAACTGGAAGAACAAATCTTTGACGATTTCCACCCCGAAGCGCTGGAAGAAATTTTCCGTGTCAAAAAACAACTGCTGTTTATGCGCCGCACGGTTTCGCCTGTGCGCGAAGTGTTCAACACTTTGCTCAAACGCGAACAGCCGATCTTTTCGCGCGAAACGCTGGTGTATTTTCAGGACGTGTATGACCATTTGATTCGCGTCGTCGAGGCAATTGACACCTTGCGCGAAATCGTCGGCTCGACGATGGACGCGTACCTGTCGGTTTCCGGCAATCGGCTGAACAAGGTCATGAAACAGTTGACTTCGATTTCGGCAATCCTGATGTCCATCACGTTGATTTCCAGCATTTACGGCATGAACTTCCAATTTATGCCGGAACTGGGATCGCGCTACGGTTATGTAGGCGCGCTATCATCCATGCTGGTGATAGGAGTTGCGTTGTACGCCTATTTCCGCAAAATCAATTGGTTATGA
- a CDS encoding zinc-ribbon domain-containing protein: MTKYCIQCGAQVAETARFCNKCGAQLLPTQPQSAEPPGYQQPNYQTPPNYQQQYQQPGYGQTPYQPMYQPQTTGGELKPNVAGMLCYPLLLVTGILFLVLTPYNKNRFVRFHAYQAIFFSIALFILSIAIGIIGIPLPWRIERALSNLHTLLWLAGTGWSMFQAYKGQMFKLPFIGDLAETQANK, translated from the coding sequence ATGACCAAATACTGCATTCAATGCGGAGCGCAGGTTGCGGAAACCGCGCGTTTCTGCAACAAGTGCGGCGCACAGTTATTACCCACGCAGCCTCAATCGGCGGAACCTCCGGGATATCAACAACCGAACTATCAAACTCCGCCGAATTACCAGCAACAATACCAGCAACCGGGATATGGCCAGACGCCGTATCAACCGATGTACCAACCGCAAACCACCGGCGGAGAGTTGAAACCGAACGTCGCCGGCATGCTGTGTTATCCGCTGTTGCTGGTGACGGGAATTCTGTTTTTGGTGTTGACGCCTTACAACAAAAACCGTTTTGTTCGGTTTCATGCATATCAGGCGATTTTCTTTTCCATCGCACTGTTCATTTTGAGCATTGCGATTGGAATCATTGGCATTCCCCTGCCGTGGCGGATCGAACGAGCGCTGTCGAATTTGCATACGTTGTTGTGGTTGGCGGGCACCGGATGGTCAATGTTCCAGGCATACAAAGGACAGATGTTCAAATTGCCTTTCATCGGCGATCTGGCTGAAACCCAGGCGAATAAGTAG